One genomic segment of Micromonospora sp. WMMC415 includes these proteins:
- a CDS encoding endo alpha-1,4 polygalactosaminidase: MRIRPPTRAVGRGLRRALPATVALLLLTPVYACHVELARPDAATTWPSDAARRWQWQWQLSGALDPDVPADVFLLDPVATTTAQTAELRTRDRRLICQVHVGSVRPTDPDATRFPASVQGAPGRRARSRWLDVRQWDILRPVLADRFRLCRGKGFGAVAIVDADAYAQRSGFPLGFDDQLHFNRRLAELARSLDLSPGLVNAVPQVAALAPDFDFAVNEECVRLGVCGKLLPFVEAGKPVFHVEYTGSAEDFCVTTVGYGFTSIRKDRTLDAWREPCPAR, from the coding sequence ATGCGGATCCGGCCGCCGACGCGCGCCGTCGGGCGCGGCCTGCGCCGGGCGCTGCCGGCAACGGTCGCGTTGCTGCTCCTGACCCCGGTGTACGCGTGCCACGTGGAGCTGGCCCGGCCGGACGCGGCGACCACCTGGCCGTCGGACGCGGCTCGCCGGTGGCAGTGGCAGTGGCAGCTCAGCGGGGCGCTGGACCCGGACGTGCCCGCGGATGTCTTCCTGCTCGACCCGGTCGCCACGACCACGGCGCAGACCGCGGAGCTGCGCACCCGCGACCGGCGGCTGATCTGCCAGGTGCACGTCGGCTCGGTCCGGCCCACCGACCCGGACGCGACCCGGTTCCCGGCGAGCGTGCAGGGCGCGCCCGGACGCCGTGCCCGGAGCCGCTGGCTGGACGTCCGGCAGTGGGACATCCTGCGGCCGGTGCTGGCCGACCGGTTCCGGCTCTGCCGGGGCAAGGGCTTCGGGGCGGTCGCGATCGTCGACGCGGACGCGTACGCGCAGCGCTCCGGCTTTCCGCTCGGCTTCGACGACCAGCTGCACTTCAACCGCCGGCTGGCCGAGCTGGCCCGCTCGCTCGACCTGTCCCCCGGCCTGGTCAACGCCGTGCCGCAGGTGGCGGCCCTGGCGCCGGACTTCGACTTCGCGGTCAACGAGGAGTGTGTCCGGCTCGGGGTGTGCGGCAAGCTGCTGCCGTTCGTGGAGGCCGGCAAGCCGGTCTTCCACGTCGAGTACACCGGCTCGGCCGAGGACTTCTGCGTCACGACGGTGGGCTACGGGTTCACCTCCATCCGCAAGGACCGGACGCTCGACGCCTGGCGTGAGCCCTGCCCGGCCCGCTGA
- a CDS encoding N,N-dimethylformamidase beta subunit family domain-containing protein, translating to MGASGAAALWGIGWRPGGRRASSGLADPHYSGDPVAAGSGPDVSPRPLGRSPVAIENTRPGAAGFSLSGHRFATDRSGEIAGYASATSVAPGEELVLRVSVAPAQRYRATVFRIGHYGGAGARMVVQGPWLDGTTQPAPTVSPETGAVSCAWSPGWRLRIGADWTSGLYLALLSTAGGHHHWVPFVVRDPSRTAAGLVVIPTSTYQAYNQWPMDGRTGASLYYGFDDAGRRAVAGRSRAVSHDRPYAGSGLPNLVADDIGFVQWAEAQGLDLAYASSEDLHTGRIEPGRHRAVIFPGHDEYWSTRMRSAVVTARNGATSLVFLGANNCYWRIRFGGGDRDERQVWCDKVDTPRKGVVPVTPKWRATTSPEQQLIGSQYVSVVDGRAPLVVGASGHWFWAGTGVRDGDRIPGVVWGEADQWMSDTAGPQLVEEVQLADSPFTRKGKTVRQHTRLYRAPSGAWVFAAGSLGWTRTLYDPALADPRMDRATRNLLRQVLGGDPAGADQPVVARAARR from the coding sequence GTGGGCGCGTCGGGCGCCGCCGCCCTGTGGGGAATCGGATGGCGGCCGGGGGGTCGCCGGGCGTCGTCGGGTCTCGCCGACCCGCACTACTCCGGTGATCCGGTCGCGGCCGGGAGCGGTCCGGACGTGTCGCCCCGGCCGCTCGGCCGGTCCCCGGTGGCCATCGAGAACACCCGGCCGGGCGCCGCCGGGTTCAGCCTGTCCGGTCACCGGTTCGCCACCGACCGGTCCGGCGAGATCGCCGGGTACGCCTCGGCGACGAGCGTCGCCCCGGGCGAGGAGTTGGTCCTCCGGGTCTCCGTGGCCCCGGCCCAGCGGTACCGCGCGACGGTCTTCCGCATCGGGCACTACGGCGGTGCGGGGGCCCGGATGGTCGTCCAGGGGCCCTGGCTGGACGGGACGACCCAGCCCGCCCCCACGGTGTCACCGGAGACCGGAGCGGTTTCCTGTGCCTGGTCACCGGGATGGCGGCTGCGGATCGGGGCGGACTGGACGAGCGGGCTGTACCTCGCCCTGCTGAGCACCGCCGGCGGTCACCACCACTGGGTTCCGTTCGTGGTGCGTGATCCGTCCCGCACCGCCGCCGGCCTGGTGGTCATCCCGACCAGCACCTACCAGGCGTACAACCAGTGGCCCATGGACGGGCGTACCGGCGCGAGTCTCTACTACGGCTTCGACGACGCGGGCAGACGCGCGGTGGCAGGTCGGTCCCGGGCGGTCAGCCACGACCGGCCGTACGCCGGGAGCGGCCTGCCCAACCTGGTCGCCGACGACATCGGCTTCGTCCAGTGGGCCGAGGCGCAAGGACTCGACCTGGCGTACGCCAGCAGCGAGGACCTGCACACCGGCCGGATCGAGCCGGGACGCCACCGGGCGGTGATCTTCCCCGGGCACGACGAGTACTGGTCGACCCGGATGCGGTCGGCGGTCGTCACCGCCCGCAACGGCGCCACCAGCCTGGTCTTCCTCGGCGCCAACAACTGCTACTGGCGGATCCGCTTCGGTGGCGGCGACCGTGACGAGCGACAGGTCTGGTGCGACAAGGTGGACACGCCACGCAAGGGCGTCGTCCCGGTGACCCCCAAGTGGCGGGCCACCACCAGCCCCGAGCAGCAGCTGATCGGCAGCCAGTACGTCAGCGTCGTGGACGGCCGCGCGCCGCTGGTCGTGGGCGCCAGCGGGCACTGGTTCTGGGCCGGCACCGGCGTACGCGACGGCGACCGCATCCCCGGCGTGGTCTGGGGGGAGGCCGACCAGTGGATGTCCGACACGGCCGGCCCGCAGCTGGTCGAGGAGGTCCAGCTCGCGGATTCTCCGTTCACCCGTAAGGGGAAGACCGTGCGGCAGCACACCCGGCTGTACCGGGCGCCCTCGGGCGCCTGGGTGTTCGCGGCCGGCTCCCTCGGCTGGACCCGGACGCTGTACGACCCGGCGCTCGCCGACCCCCGGATGGACCGGGCGACCCGCAACCTGCTCCGCCAGGTGCTCGGTGGGGACCCCGCCGGAGCGGATCAGCCGGTCGTGGCCAGGGCCGCGCGCAGGTAG
- the smc gene encoding chromosome segregation protein SMC: MHLKSLTVKGFKSFASATTLKLEPGITCVVGPNGSGKSNVVDAIAWVLGEQGAKALRGGKMEDVIFAGTAGRAPLGRAEVTLTIDNTDGALPIEYTEVSITRRMFRSGESEYEINGDSCRLLDIQELLSDSGIGREMHIIVGQGRLDGMLHAKPEDRRAFIEEAAGVLKHRKRKEKALRKLDAMQTNLNRLTDLTAELRRQLKPLGRQAEVARRAAVIQANLRDARLRLLADDLATLRATLDKEIADETALRERREQVEAEHTEVQARLGELEAALAEDAPLLAAAQDTWYKLSALQERFRSIEQLARERLRHLSATPDDERPGRDPDQLEAEAERVREQEEELRAALTDDQIRLAEAVEHRQELERQLAAAERELVAAAKAIADRREGLARLTGQVNSARARTATAGEEIERLAAAHTDALGRAERAQAELDAVAEQSTEADRDNADLDARHAEAVAVQEKAQATLRSLSDAERAAEKDAATWKAREEALALGLRRKDGAGALLARADEVPGLLGSLSGLLTVAPGHEAALAAALGGLADAVAVSGVDEAVEAMRMLKIADAGRAGLLVGSAAGPGMAGSADSLRPKLPDGARWAPDLVECAAEIRPAVHRALRDVVLVDDLAAAAEVVVGNPELRAVTPEGDVLGAYAAAGGSAKAPSFIEVQAAVEEARTNRAAAERTAADLRGQLVEARAEVAAAKEAVQHAAAAKREAESHRNAAARRLAELGAAARSAKAETERLGESRARAEAARERDLAALAELEERLRLAEATPIDAEPSTEERDQLAAMVPRARQNEMEVRLAVRTAEERVSSIAGRADSLRRQATAERAARERAAARRAARTRGAAIARAVAGGAREALTRLTTSIAQAEEHRDAVARERAAREAELSEVRGAAKRLAAELERLTSQVHRDEVARAEQRLRIEQLEAKAAEDFGLDVATLVAEYGPNQPVPPTDADVAAAERDGVPVPEPVPYERAVQEKRAAKAERELALLGKVNPLALEEFAALEERYKFLSEQLEDLKATRRDLLTVVKDVDDRILEVFASAFADTAREFEQVFGVLFPGGEGRLVLTDPDDLLTTGVEVEARPPGKKIKRLSLLSGGERSLTAVAMLVAIFRARPSPFYIMDEVEAALDDVNLGRLITLLAQLREKSQLIVITHQKRTMEVADALYGVTMRNGVTQVISQRLNRADDGQENNE, encoded by the coding sequence GTGCATCTCAAGAGCCTGACGGTCAAGGGCTTCAAGTCCTTCGCCTCCGCGACGACGCTGAAGCTGGAACCGGGCATCACCTGTGTGGTGGGCCCGAACGGGTCCGGCAAGTCCAACGTCGTCGACGCCATCGCCTGGGTCCTCGGTGAGCAGGGCGCGAAGGCGCTGCGCGGCGGCAAGATGGAGGACGTCATCTTCGCCGGCACGGCCGGCCGGGCGCCGCTCGGCCGTGCCGAGGTGACCCTGACCATCGACAACACCGACGGCGCGCTCCCGATCGAGTACACCGAGGTGTCGATCACCCGCCGGATGTTCCGCTCCGGCGAGAGCGAGTACGAGATCAACGGCGACTCCTGCCGCCTGCTCGACATCCAGGAACTACTGAGCGACTCCGGCATCGGCCGGGAGATGCACATCATCGTCGGGCAGGGCCGCCTCGACGGCATGCTGCACGCCAAGCCGGAGGACCGGCGCGCGTTCATCGAGGAGGCCGCGGGCGTCCTCAAGCACCGCAAGCGCAAGGAGAAGGCGCTGCGGAAGCTCGACGCGATGCAGACCAACCTGAACCGGCTCACCGACCTCACCGCCGAGCTGCGCCGCCAGCTCAAGCCGCTCGGCCGCCAGGCCGAGGTGGCCCGCCGCGCCGCGGTGATCCAGGCCAACCTGCGGGACGCGCGCCTCCGGCTGCTCGCCGACGACCTCGCCACGCTGCGCGCGACCCTCGACAAGGAGATCGCCGACGAGACCGCGCTGCGCGAGCGGCGCGAGCAGGTCGAGGCCGAGCACACCGAGGTGCAGGCCCGCCTCGGTGAGCTGGAGGCCGCCCTCGCCGAGGACGCGCCGCTGCTCGCCGCCGCCCAGGACACCTGGTACAAGCTGTCCGCCCTCCAGGAGCGGTTCCGCTCGATCGAGCAGCTCGCCCGTGAGCGGCTGCGCCACCTCAGCGCCACGCCGGACGACGAGCGGCCCGGCCGCGACCCGGACCAGCTGGAGGCCGAGGCGGAGCGCGTCCGCGAGCAGGAGGAGGAGCTGCGCGCCGCGCTCACCGACGACCAGATCCGGCTGGCCGAGGCGGTGGAGCACCGCCAGGAGCTGGAACGCCAGTTGGCCGCCGCCGAGCGGGAGCTGGTCGCCGCGGCCAAGGCCATCGCCGACCGCCGGGAAGGGCTGGCCCGGTTGACCGGGCAGGTGAACTCCGCCCGGGCGCGGACCGCCACCGCCGGGGAGGAGATCGAACGACTCGCCGCCGCGCACACCGACGCGCTCGGGCGGGCCGAGCGGGCGCAGGCCGAGCTGGACGCCGTCGCCGAACAGTCCACCGAGGCGGACCGGGACAACGCCGACCTGGACGCCCGGCACGCGGAGGCGGTCGCCGTCCAGGAGAAGGCGCAGGCGACGCTCCGGTCGCTGAGCGACGCCGAGCGGGCCGCCGAGAAGGACGCCGCCACCTGGAAGGCGCGCGAGGAGGCGCTGGCCCTCGGCCTGCGCCGCAAGGACGGTGCCGGCGCGCTGCTGGCCCGCGCGGACGAGGTGCCGGGACTGCTCGGCAGCCTCTCCGGGCTGCTCACCGTCGCGCCCGGCCACGAGGCCGCGCTCGCCGCGGCCCTGGGCGGCCTCGCCGACGCGGTCGCGGTCAGCGGCGTCGACGAGGCCGTCGAGGCGATGCGGATGCTCAAGATCGCCGACGCCGGCCGGGCCGGCCTGCTGGTCGGCAGCGCCGCCGGGCCGGGCATGGCCGGTTCCGCCGACTCGCTGCGCCCCAAGCTGCCGGACGGGGCCCGGTGGGCGCCCGACCTGGTGGAGTGCGCGGCCGAGATCCGGCCGGCCGTGCACCGGGCCCTGCGCGACGTCGTCCTCGTCGACGACCTCGCCGCCGCCGCGGAGGTCGTCGTCGGCAACCCGGAGCTGCGGGCGGTCACGCCGGAGGGCGACGTGCTCGGGGCGTACGCGGCCGCCGGCGGGTCGGCCAAGGCGCCCAGCTTCATCGAGGTGCAGGCCGCCGTCGAGGAGGCCCGGACCAACCGCGCCGCCGCCGAGCGCACCGCCGCCGACCTGCGGGGGCAGCTGGTCGAGGCGCGCGCCGAGGTGGCGGCCGCCAAGGAGGCCGTGCAGCACGCCGCCGCCGCGAAGCGGGAGGCGGAGAGCCACCGCAACGCCGCCGCCCGCCGGCTCGCCGAGCTGGGCGCCGCCGCGCGGTCGGCCAAGGCCGAGACCGAGCGCCTCGGCGAGTCCCGGGCCCGGGCCGAGGCGGCCCGCGAACGGGACCTCGCCGCCCTCGCCGAGCTGGAGGAACGGCTACGGCTGGCCGAGGCCACGCCGATCGACGCCGAACCCTCGACCGAGGAGCGTGACCAGCTCGCCGCCATGGTGCCCCGGGCCCGGCAGAACGAGATGGAGGTGCGCCTCGCCGTGCGTACCGCCGAGGAGCGGGTCTCCTCGATCGCCGGCCGGGCCGACTCGCTGCGCCGGCAGGCGACGGCCGAGCGTGCCGCGCGGGAGCGCGCGGCGGCACGGCGGGCGGCGCGGACCCGCGGCGCCGCGATCGCCCGGGCCGTGGCCGGCGGCGCCCGCGAGGCGTTGACCCGGCTCACCACCTCGATCGCGCAGGCCGAGGAGCACCGCGACGCCGTGGCGCGCGAACGCGCCGCGCGGGAGGCCGAGCTGTCCGAGGTACGCGGGGCCGCCAAGCGCCTCGCCGCGGAGCTGGAGCGGCTCACCAGCCAGGTGCACCGGGACGAGGTCGCCCGTGCCGAGCAGCGGCTGCGCATCGAGCAGTTGGAGGCGAAGGCCGCCGAGGACTTCGGGCTGGACGTGGCGACGCTGGTCGCCGAGTACGGCCCGAACCAGCCGGTCCCGCCGACCGACGCCGACGTGGCGGCGGCCGAACGCGACGGCGTGCCGGTTCCCGAGCCGGTCCCGTACGAGCGGGCGGTGCAGGAGAAGCGGGCCGCCAAGGCGGAACGGGAGCTGGCCCTGCTCGGCAAGGTCAACCCGCTCGCGCTGGAGGAGTTCGCGGCCCTGGAGGAGCGGTACAAGTTCCTCTCCGAGCAGCTGGAGGACCTGAAGGCCACCCGGCGTGATCTGCTCACCGTGGTCAAGGACGTGGACGACCGGATCCTGGAGGTCTTCGCGAGCGCGTTCGCCGACACCGCCCGGGAGTTCGAGCAGGTCTTCGGCGTGCTGTTCCCCGGCGGCGAGGGGCGGCTCGTGCTCACCGACCCGGACGACCTGCTCACCACCGGCGTCGAGGTGGAGGCCCGGCCGCCGGGCAAGAAGATCAAGCGGTTGTCCCTGCTCTCCGGTGGCGAGCGGTCGCTGACGGCCGTGGCGATGCTGGTGGCGATCTTCCGCGCCCGGCCCAGCCCGTTCTACATCATGGACGAGGTGGAGGCGGCGCTCGACGACGTGAACCTGGGGCGGCTGATCACGCTGCTGGCGCAGCTGCGGGAGAAGAGCCAGCTGATCGTCATCACGCACCAGAAGCGGACGATGGAGGTCGCCGACGCCCTCTACGGCGTGACCATGCGCAACGGGGTCACCCAGGTGATCAGCCAACGGCTCAACCGGGCCGACGACGGGCAGGAGAACAACGAGTGA
- a CDS encoding MarR family winged helix-turn-helix transcriptional regulator, translating to MDEHPPETVRAVEHELTAFLRRSRGVSWDIAREVHPNLEPNAYGLLLWLRRSGSIRLTDLAGRLGIGKGTLSRQINGLETIGLVRRDPDPTDRRASQLSLTEEGQRRFDTASAARLERFRETLSTWSGQDVETFARLLHRFNETYF from the coding sequence GTGGACGAGCACCCCCCGGAGACCGTACGGGCGGTCGAGCACGAGCTGACCGCCTTCCTGCGCCGCAGCCGCGGGGTGTCCTGGGACATCGCCCGGGAGGTGCACCCCAACCTGGAGCCGAACGCGTACGGGCTGCTGCTGTGGCTGCGCCGGTCCGGCTCGATCCGGCTCACCGACCTGGCGGGGCGGCTCGGAATCGGCAAGGGCACCCTCAGCCGGCAGATCAACGGGCTGGAGACCATCGGGCTGGTCCGGCGCGACCCGGACCCGACCGACCGGCGCGCTTCCCAGCTCAGCCTCACCGAGGAGGGGCAGCGGCGCTTCGACACGGCCTCGGCGGCCCGGCTGGAACGATTCCGCGAGACGCTGAGCACCTGGTCCGGGCAGGACGTGGAGACCTTCGCCCGCCTGCTCCACCGCTTCAACGAGACGTACTTCTGA
- a CDS encoding HAD family hydrolase encodes MSRERATALLVDFDGVLRRWDPAVAVGVEREYGLTEGVLGEIAMSWGLLQPVLTGKVSHADWMASVADALTPSVGAERARAAVDDWQRYRGEVDPDVLAFVREVRAAGVRVGLGTNATDVLDADLAALGLTDELDVVVNSSVAGVHKPAKEFFQVACDALETPPSRVLFVDDEDRAVAGARVAGLSAHRWSGPGDLRYLRAALATTG; translated from the coding sequence GTGAGTCGGGAACGCGCCACGGCGCTCCTGGTGGACTTCGACGGCGTGCTGCGCCGCTGGGACCCGGCGGTGGCCGTCGGCGTCGAGCGCGAGTACGGGCTCACCGAAGGTGTGCTCGGCGAGATCGCCATGTCGTGGGGTCTGCTCCAGCCGGTGCTGACCGGCAAGGTCAGCCACGCCGACTGGATGGCCAGCGTGGCCGACGCGCTGACCCCCTCGGTGGGCGCGGAGCGGGCGCGCGCGGCCGTCGACGACTGGCAGCGCTACCGGGGCGAGGTCGACCCGGACGTGCTGGCGTTCGTCCGGGAGGTCCGGGCGGCCGGCGTACGGGTCGGGCTCGGCACCAACGCCACCGACGTGCTCGACGCCGACCTCGCCGCCCTCGGGCTCACCGACGAGCTGGACGTGGTGGTCAACTCGTCGGTTGCCGGGGTGCACAAGCCGGCGAAGGAGTTCTTCCAGGTGGCCTGCGACGCCCTGGAGACCCCGCCGTCCCGGGTGCTGTTCGTCGACGACGAGGACCGGGCGGTCGCCGGTGCCCGGGTCGCCGGGCTGTCGGCGCACCGCTGGAGCGGCCCCGGCGATCTGCGCTACCTGCGCGCGGCCCTGGCCACGACCGGCTGA
- a CDS encoding DinB family protein, whose translation MTWRAPEIDRRHEPYLGDERTMLEGWLNYHRDTLLHKCAGLTAEQLRTASVEPSTLTLIGLVRHMTVVERAWFRQRFAGEDLPELYDWAADPDAEFTTVGTADPEADLAAFRAETEAADAAAAGHDLDETFTLRRRDGSSPEVSLRWVYVHMIEEYARHNGHADLIRERVDGATGD comes from the coding sequence ATGACCTGGAGAGCACCCGAGATCGACCGCCGGCACGAGCCCTACCTCGGTGACGAACGCACCATGCTGGAGGGCTGGCTCAACTACCACCGCGACACGCTGCTGCACAAGTGCGCCGGGCTGACCGCCGAGCAGCTCCGGACGGCGAGCGTCGAGCCGTCCACCCTGACCCTGATCGGCCTGGTCCGCCACATGACCGTCGTGGAGCGGGCGTGGTTCCGGCAGCGCTTCGCCGGGGAGGACCTGCCCGAGCTGTACGACTGGGCGGCCGACCCGGACGCCGAGTTCACCACGGTCGGCACCGCCGACCCGGAGGCCGACCTCGCCGCGTTCCGGGCCGAGACCGAGGCCGCCGACGCGGCAGCCGCCGGGCACGACCTCGACGAGACGTTCACGCTGCGTCGCCGCGACGGCAGCTCGCCCGAGGTCAGCCTGCGCTGGGTCTACGTCCACATGATCGAGGAGTACGCCCGGCACAACGGCCACGCCGACCTGATCCGGGAACGCGTCGACGGCGCCACCGGCGACTGA
- a CDS encoding CAP domain-containing protein translates to MYGWNDPIDPDGARRPEPAPDEPAWLTERPEPRSAYLFGDDPDRPADEWQREQPTAHWQPEPARHDAQPWQPADPTYRDEPAQRWEPTPTWQREEPTGGWRQDDPATWRSEPTATWRRDEPSGGWQGEEPAAGWQGENPTPGWHREQPAAGWHREETTTGWQPHGATAGWHGAEADGGWQHEEPTGGRPATPSGAYAGEQATGPLPAIAADGSPADGGHRRLRRPLLIGGAAAAATLVVSLGAGVVALSGGDDATRTSVADDTVAAAPALPETAETPADALAPTGSPSASPTTAKPSPSVTPSRKPKPAPSRTTAPSRRSPERSTAPSSGGTSTGSGVSAQAREVVDLANAERAKAGCGALSIDDKLMTAAQRHSQDQADHQNMSHTGSDGSDPGDRIDRVGYEWRTYGENVAWNQKTPAAVMDAWMNSPGHRANILNCAFTEIGVGIASSNGPYWTQVFAAPR, encoded by the coding sequence GTGTACGGCTGGAACGACCCGATCGACCCGGACGGCGCCCGGCGACCCGAGCCGGCGCCCGACGAACCGGCCTGGCTGACCGAGCGGCCCGAGCCACGCTCGGCCTACCTGTTCGGCGACGACCCGGACCGACCGGCGGACGAGTGGCAGCGCGAGCAGCCGACGGCCCACTGGCAGCCCGAGCCGGCCCGCCACGACGCGCAGCCCTGGCAGCCGGCCGACCCCACGTACCGGGACGAGCCCGCGCAGCGCTGGGAGCCCACCCCGACCTGGCAGCGCGAGGAGCCCACGGGTGGCTGGCGGCAGGACGACCCCGCGACGTGGCGGAGCGAGCCCACCGCGACCTGGCGGCGCGACGAGCCGTCGGGCGGCTGGCAGGGCGAGGAGCCCGCCGCGGGCTGGCAGGGCGAGAACCCGACCCCGGGCTGGCACCGCGAGCAGCCGGCCGCGGGCTGGCACCGCGAGGAGACCACCACGGGCTGGCAGCCGCACGGGGCCACGGCCGGCTGGCACGGCGCCGAGGCCGACGGTGGCTGGCAGCACGAGGAGCCGACCGGCGGTCGGCCGGCCACCCCGTCCGGGGCGTACGCCGGTGAACAGGCGACCGGCCCGCTGCCGGCGATCGCAGCCGACGGGTCCCCGGCCGACGGCGGGCACCGTCGCCTGCGGCGTCCACTGCTGATCGGCGGCGCCGCCGCCGCGGCCACGCTGGTGGTCAGCCTGGGCGCCGGTGTGGTCGCGCTCTCCGGCGGAGACGACGCCACCCGCACCTCGGTGGCGGACGACACCGTCGCGGCTGCCCCGGCCCTGCCCGAGACCGCCGAGACGCCCGCCGACGCACTGGCCCCCACCGGCAGCCCGAGCGCGTCGCCGACCACCGCGAAGCCCTCCCCCTCGGTCACGCCGAGCCGCAAGCCGAAGCCCGCGCCGTCGCGGACCACCGCGCCGTCGCGCCGGAGCCCCGAGCGCAGCACGGCCCCGAGCAGCGGCGGGACGTCCACCGGCAGCGGCGTCAGCGCCCAGGCCCGTGAGGTCGTGGACCTGGCCAACGCCGAGCGCGCGAAGGCGGGCTGCGGCGCGTTGAGCATCGACGACAAGCTCATGACGGCCGCCCAGCGGCACAGCCAGGACCAGGCCGACCACCAGAACATGTCGCACACCGGCAGCGACGGCAGCGACCCGGGTGACCGGATCGACCGGGTCGGCTACGAGTGGCGCACGTACGGCGAGAACGTCGCCTGGAACCAGAAGACGCCGGCCGCCGTGATGGACGCCTGGATGAACAGCCCCGGCCACCGGGCCAACATCCTGAACTGCGCCTTCACCGAGATCGGCGTCGGCATCGCGAGCAGCAACGGTCCCTACTGGACCCAGGTCTTCGCCGCTCCGCGCTGA